In a single window of the Canis lupus familiaris isolate Mischka breed German Shepherd chromosome 2, alternate assembly UU_Cfam_GSD_1.0, whole genome shotgun sequence genome:
- the IDI1 gene encoding isopentenyl-diphosphate Delta-isomerase 1 isoform X1, translated as MREVDLDELDAQQVQLLAEMCILIDEHDRRIGAETKHNCHLNENIDRGLLHRAFSVFLFNTENKLLLQQRSDAKITFPGCFTNTCCSHPLSNPQELEESDAIGVRRAAQRRLEAELGIPMEEVPPEEINYLTRIHYKAQSDGIWGEHEIDYILFVRKNVTLNPDPNEIKSYCYVTKEELKELLEKAARGEIKITPWFQIIADAFLFKWWDNLNHLNQFVDHEKIHRM; from the exons ATGCGGGAGGTGGACCTGGACGAGCTGGACGCGCAGCAGGTGCAGCTGCTGGCCGAGATGTGCATCCTCATCGATGAGCACGACCGGCGGATCGGGGCGGAGACCAAGCACAACTGCCACCTGAACGAGAACATAGACCGAG GGTTATTGCATCGAGCCTTCAGCGTGTTTTTATTCAACACAGAAAATAAGCTCCTGCTGCAGCAGAGGTCGGATGCTAAGATCACCTTTCCAG GTTGTTTTACCAACACATGTTGCAGTCATCCATTAAGTAATCCACAAGAGCTTGAGGAAAGCGACGCGATCGGAGTAAGACGAGCAGCACAGAGGCGTTTAGAGGCTGAATTAGGAATTCCCATGGAAGAG GTTCCTCCAGAAGAAATTAATTATCTAACACGAATTCACTACAAGGCTCAGTCGGACGGCATCTGGGGGGAACACGAAATTGATTACATTCTGTTCGTGCGGAAGAACGTGACCTTGAATCCAGATCCCAATGAGATTAAGAGCTACTGTTACGTGACAAAGGAAGAGCTAAAAGAACTTCTGGAAAAGGCAGCCCGTGGTGAAATTAAGATAACTCCGTGGTTTCAGATTATCGCCGATGCTTTTCTCTTTAAGTGGTGGGATAACTTAAATCATTTGAATCAGTTCGTTGACCATGAGAAAATACATAGAATGTGA
- the IDI1 gene encoding isopentenyl-diphosphate Delta-isomerase 1 isoform X2: MWRAVARALAIGPAARRRGRGPGEERAAERVWRGAGSPGVAGRDGRAASMREVDLDELDAQQVQLLAEMCILIDEHDRRIGAETKHNCHLNENIDRGLLHRAFSVFLFNTENKLLLQQRSDAKITFPGCFTNTCCSHPLSNPQELEESDAIGVRRAAQRRLEAELGIPMEEVPPEEINYLTRIHYKAQSDGIWGEHEIDYILFVRKNVTLNPDPNEIKSYCYVTKEELKELLEKAARGEIKITPWFQIIADAFLFKWWDNLNHLNQFVDHEKIHRM; encoded by the exons ATGTGGCGCGCGGTGGCGCGGGCGCTGGCGATTGGGCCGGCGGCgcggaggagggggcggggcccgggggaggAGCGCGCGGCGGAGCGTGTCTGGCGGGGCGCCGGGAGCCCGGG GGTCGCGGGCCGGGACGGGCGGGCCGCCAGCATGCGGGAGGTGGACCTGGACGAGCTGGACGCGCAGCAGGTGCAGCTGCTGGCCGAGATGTGCATCCTCATCGATGAGCACGACCGGCGGATCGGGGCGGAGACCAAGCACAACTGCCACCTGAACGAGAACATAGACCGAG GGTTATTGCATCGAGCCTTCAGCGTGTTTTTATTCAACACAGAAAATAAGCTCCTGCTGCAGCAGAGGTCGGATGCTAAGATCACCTTTCCAG GTTGTTTTACCAACACATGTTGCAGTCATCCATTAAGTAATCCACAAGAGCTTGAGGAAAGCGACGCGATCGGAGTAAGACGAGCAGCACAGAGGCGTTTAGAGGCTGAATTAGGAATTCCCATGGAAGAG GTTCCTCCAGAAGAAATTAATTATCTAACACGAATTCACTACAAGGCTCAGTCGGACGGCATCTGGGGGGAACACGAAATTGATTACATTCTGTTCGTGCGGAAGAACGTGACCTTGAATCCAGATCCCAATGAGATTAAGAGCTACTGTTACGTGACAAAGGAAGAGCTAAAAGAACTTCTGGAAAAGGCAGCCCGTGGTGAAATTAAGATAACTCCGTGGTTTCAGATTATCGCCGATGCTTTTCTCTTTAAGTGGTGGGATAACTTAAATCATTTGAATCAGTTCGTTGACCATGAGAAAATACATAGAATGTGA